In Defluviitalea raffinosedens, the DNA window GTACGTTCATGAATATAGGGATCACCAACAATAAGAAGGATGTCCCCCTCTTGAAATTGGGCATAGGGGCCTGGAGAGATGATCAGGCGTTTTCCTCTTTTGATACCTACGATGGTTGCTCCTGTATTTTGCCAAAATTTTGTATCGTCAATATTTTTCCCGATTATATGAGAATTGGAAGGCAGAGCAATTTCTATGGGGGTAATCAGATTACTGTGCTTGAGTTTATCCGCGTATTCTACTATTGTATTGAGCATTTCCTGAATTTCTGATTCAATCCTTTTCTTTTGCTCTAAAAGATCACGGATGCGATTTTTCAGCTCACCAATACTTTCTTTCTGTTTAAAGCGTTCCATGAAATGATAAGCTTTTTCTTTGGATTTGACATAGATTCCGCTGCCCTGTGTAACAGTTACCACTTCCATGTCTTCCAGAAGTCTCATCGCGCGTCTTATGGTCTCAGGGGATACATTATATTCCCCGGCCAGAGTAGAACGCCCCCTTAATTTTTCACCTTCTAAAAATTCTCCTTTATAGATTCTACCTGCCATGTCTACAGCTATTTTCATATAGGTAGGAACCTCTAAACCGTTGCTCATTTTTTTCTTCACCTCATAGTATTTTCAAAATATACCTTTTAATTTAATGTCCTATCCCATTCTAGCATAGGATTATTTTTTTTGCATTATTGATTTTTTTACCAAAA includes these proteins:
- a CDS encoding TrkA C-terminal domain-containing protein yields the protein MSNGLEVPTYMKIAVDMAGRIYKGEFLEGEKLRGRSTLAGEYNVSPETIRRAMRLLEDMEVVTVTQGSGIYVKSKEKAYHFMERFKQKESIGELKNRIRDLLEQKKRIESEIQEMLNTIVEYADKLKHSNLITPIEIALPSNSHIIGKNIDDTKFWQNTGATIVGIKRGKRLIISPGPYAQFQEGDILLIVGDPYIHERTSQFLLK